In Plasmodium knowlesi strain H genome assembly, chromosome: 7, one DNA window encodes the following:
- a CDS encoding mitochondrial carrier protein, putative, whose product MGKKEKTTQEKENQMTDSKNDAELTNYPSSQSGLVREKNPHSTTSLGNRALRKGNTSKGENEVQENVEDTHISNSNASRNDTTSKYNIFIDKEGAINSILSSTFAGIMSRTVTAPLDRVKYIMQVTNNLPIYKIFEIIKKDGMVCGFFRGNCVNIVKIIPELSIKMYSYEFLKVNVYNYYRGDGANETEGGREGKYNYAKDQENLDIPFFIRFIIGSSSGVIAALFIYPLEIVKTRLIVSNKNDHNGIVKCFYNIYKNEQFRNFYNGLSMHIYGVILFSGCNMSIYDYLKYLFFTLYKDYIHSTYCMRSGYNSGDENATEARDANKYVSQKTHITNSNDNNHNHNNTTTTITNTTTNHLTDDNNISSNSCGGRETFLSYNLLNVLSYLRNKSTHWNNPTYAHQRESHLNKSECAYCNYRVKNVNCLSFLFFGITSSFIAQIVSYPFLVLRTRMQTLNNEITTNYLNNERKHIKSCSFILYNIRVYGFKSLYRGIYVNLLRTIPATSITWFAYEYAMRKLQAGVKL is encoded by the exons atggggaagaaggaaaagaccacccaagaaaaggaaaaccaaaTGACTGACTCCAAAAATGATGCAGAGCTCACAAATTATCCCTCCTCACAGAGTGGGTTGGTAAGAGAAAAGAACCCACATAGCACAACCTCCTTGGGGAATAGGGCCCTAAGGAAGGGAAATACCTCCaaaggtgaaaatgaagtgcaagaaaatgtggaagacACACACATTAGTAACTCCAACGCTAGTAGAAATGATACCACATCAAAGTACAACATATTTATAGATAAGGAGGGCGCCATAAATAGTATTTTGAGTTCCACGTTTGCTGGAATAATGTCCAGGACCGTTACAGCCCCACTGGACAGGGTAAAGTACATAATGCAGGTAACGAATAATTTGCctatttataaaattttcgaaataataaaaaaggatggaATGGTGTGTGGATTCTTCAGAGGTAATTGTGTGAATATCGTAAAGATAATTCCGGAGCTGTCCATAAAAATGTACTCGTATGAATTTTTAAAGGTTAACGTATACAACTACTACAGAGGTGATGGCGCTAATGAGAcagagggggggagagaaggCAAGTATAATTATGCAAAGGATCAAGAAAACCTGGACATTCCGTTCTTCATTCGCTTCATCATTGGAAGCTCCAGCGGGGTGATAGCAGCCCTTTTCATTTACCCCCTCGAAATTGTAAAAACGAGATTAATCGTTTCTAACAAAAATGACCACAACGGAATTGTCAAGTGTTTTTACAACATTTATAAGAATGAACAATTCAGGAATTTCTACAATGGACTCTCCATGCACATCTATGGAGTCATCCTCTTTTCGGGGTGCAATATGAGCATATACGATTATTTgaaataccttttttttacactctACAAGGATTATATTCACTCCACGTACTGCATGCGAAGTGGTTACAACTCGGGGGATGAAAACGCAACGGAGGCACGAGACGCGAATAAATATGTGTCTCAAAAGACACACATCACCAATAGCAACGATAACaaccacaaccacaacaacacaacaaccacAATAACGAACACAACAACAAACCACCTAACTGACGACAACAACATCAGTAGCAACAGCTGCGGTGGAAGAGAAACCTTCCTCTCGTACAACCTACTAAACGTGTTGTCCTATTTGAGGAACAAATCCACCCACTGGAATAATCCAACTTATGCGCACCAAAGGGAAAGTcacctgaacaagtcagaaTGCGCCTATTGTAACTATCGAGTAAAAAACGTCAATTGTCTGTCCTTCCTATTTTTTGGTATCACAAGTTCCTTCATCGCACAAATTGTTAGCTACCCCTTTCTCGTTTTGCGAACCCGCATGCAAACTCTGAACAATGAGATCACTACAAATTATTTGAATAACGAGAGGAAACACATCAAGTCGTGTAGCTTTATTCTGTACAATAtcagggtttatgggttCAAGTCCCTCTATCGAG GCATCTACGTGAACCTCCTGAGGACCATACCCGCCACGTCGATCACGTGGTTCGCATACGAGTACGCCATGCGGAAGTTGCAGGCAGGAGTGAAGTTGTAG
- a CDS encoding ribosomal RNA methyltransferase, putative: MGKLSKDRRDIYYRKAKENGYRARSSFKLIQINEKFGIFKLFDPKNCGERDVEKIRNIYNENFCYNIVDLCAAPGSWSQVLKNICLYNYYQMLHWVNTNEGTLSNCDEHENFLNNFSLYINFNDELEKRIEDLSKKEFVKKPKIIAVDLQEIGNMKYVQIIQGDITKASTVQEILRCMKEGGAGNGIHDDNCEDDNLEGSAKNKWTDQEDGQKAERKNVPTYAHAVVSDGAPDITGMNDIDEFIQSQLILSSLKVCCSVLKIGGNFISKIFRGEHTGLLILHLNKFFERVYVCKPQSSRNKSLESFLVCLNFSLPLSKITALSHHTGGKEFNLQNMPEEELRKMHAKLITEKDNEGEIHRTGKSLDMEEKTDDTSEEDSQVETDVNKEGDGKGENEIAHINQCATDNAKAGNILKGEELNECDPERGDTLIGEKFRSKNFTHKNVDIFNFYCSDSDEEIKYFNSDDEEIVNEYIASEVFMNDKLFSFVATENYYDSDKSYLLPQNYVRHEPQLMPLQPPYLLSLQKKRQEGKKP, from the coding sequence ATGGGTAAGCTGAGCAAAGATAGGAGAGACATCTACTACCGCAAGGCCAAGGAGAATGGGTACCGAGCGAGGAGCTCCTTCAAGCTAATCCAGATAAACGAAAAGTTCGGAATCTTCAAATTATTTGACCCCAAGAACTGTGGTGAAAGGGATGtagagaaaataagaaacatATACAATGAGAACTTCTGCTACAATATAGTTGACCTATGCGCAGCCCCGGGTAGTTGGTCCCAGGTGTTGAAGAATATCTGCCTGTACAACTACTACCAGATGCTCCACTGGGTAAACACTAACGAAGGAACTCTATCGAATTGTGATGaacatgaaaattttttaaacaacttTTCTCTCTACATCAATTTTAACGATGAGTTGGAGAAAAGGATAGAAGACCTGTCCAAAAAGGAGTTTGTGAAAAAGCCAAAAATTATAGCTGTAGATTTACAAGAAATAGGAAATATGAAATATGTGCAGATTATACAAGGGGATATAACCAAAGCGTCCACTGTGCAGGAAATATTAAGGTgcatgaaggaggggggagcAGGAAACGGCATTCACGATGATAACTGTGAGGATGACAACCTTGAGGGAAGTGCCAAAAATAAGTGGACTGATCAGGAAGATGGACAGAAagcagaaaggaaaaacgttCCGACTTACGCACACGCTGTTGTGAGCGACGGAGCTCCAGACATAACCGGCATGAATGACATAGACGAATTTATTCAGTCTCAACTCATTTTATCCAGTTTAAAAGTATGCTGCTCTGTTTTAAAAATCGGAGGGAATTTTATAAGTAAAATATTTAGAGGTGAACACACTGGTTTGCTAATTCTACATTTGAATAAATTCTTTGAGAGGGTTTACGTGTGTAAACCACAAAGCAGTCGGAATAAAAGTTTGGAGTCTTTCCTAGTTTGTTTGAACTTCTCTTTGCCGCTTTCCAAGATTACAGCGCTGAGCCATCATACAGGGGGGAAGGAGTTTAATCTTCAGAATATGCCTGAAGAAGAACTTCGAAAAATGCATGCAAAGTTAATTACCGAGAAGGACAATGAGGGAGAAATTCATAGAACGGGAAAATCTCTCgacatggaggaaaaaacagatgATACGAGTGAAGAAGATAGCCAAGTTGAAACAGACGTAAACAAAGAAGGTGAtggaaaaggtgaaaacgAGATTGCACACATAAATCAATGCGCAACTGATAATGCTAAGGCGGGTAACATattaaaaggggaggaactTAACGAGTGTGACCCAGAACGTGGTGATACACTGATAGGGGAAAAATTTCGAAGTAAAAACTTTACGCACAAAAATGTGGacatatttaatttttactGCTCTGATAGCGATGAAGAGATAAAGTATTTCAATTCAGACGATGAAGAAATTGTAAATGAGTACATTGCATCGGAAGTTTTTATGAATGACAAACTGTTTTCCTTTGTCGCCACAGAGAATTATTACGACTCGGATAAATCCTACTTGCTCCCGCAGAATTACGTTCGACATGAGCCCCAACTTATGCCACTCCAACCTCCCTATTTGTTGTCATTACAGAAGAAAAGGCAAGAGGGGAAGAAGCCATAA
- a CDS encoding tRNA pseudouridine synthase, putative: protein MEETHKFIIFFSYVGMGFNGSAYQKDNPNTVENRLMDCLHDMNLISGVDQPFSRVSRTDKGVSARMNALTIRLKIRHPHMTLQDIQRVYVKEINKKLKNMQVIDIRSVPNFFDARLNCIHRTYLYFFIDKNYNFDRIKQGCKLFVGEHDFSNFCKKRKNSTCFRRTILKFEVRRMDKNFHYFKIKGTSFLYNQIRHMVAALFQVGTGNLALGDLANMLNNHPSSKKNFQIANEDGLLLYSFKFNDLNFHVNVDNRVFSHLMEKYIQSAVLLVSLCYPRKVKQQNHSFFEDIVDGSDNDEGHENSHP, encoded by the exons ATGGAAGAAACGCAcaaattcataatttttttttcgtatgtCGGGATGGGGTTCAAC GGATCCGCGTACCAAAAGGACAACCCCAACACTGTGGAGAACAGGCTGATGGACTGCTTGCACGACATGAACTTGATCTCAGGCGTGGATCA GCCATTTTCCAGAGTCTCCAGAACGGACAAAGGCGTATCCGCGCGTATGAACGCCCTGACCATACGCCTGAAAATTCGGCACCCCCACATGACCCTACAAGATATACAAAGAGTTTACGTAAAGGAGATCaataaaaagttgaaaaacaTGCAGGTCATCGACATTCGCAGTgttcccaatttttttgaCGCACg ACTAAATTGCATACATAGGACATACTTATATTTCTTCATTGacaaaaattacaattttgaTCGAATCAAGCAGGGCTGCAAGTTATTT GTAGGAGAACACgatttttctaatttttgcaagaagaggaaaaacagcACATGCTTTAG AAGGACCATCCTGAAGTTTGAGGTCAGGCGCATGGACAAAAATTTCCACTACTTCAAAATAAAGGGAACGTCATTTCTGTACAACCAG ATTAGACACATGGTCGCCGCCCTTTTCCAAGTGGGCACAGGGAACCTAGCACTGGGTGACCTAGCCAACATGCTGAACAACCACCCGTCTagcaaaaagaa CTTCCAGATAGCCAATGAAGATGGGCTGCTGTTGTACTCCTTCAAATTTAACGACCTTAACTTTCACGTGAACGTTGACAACCGCGTGTTTTCACACCTGATGGAGAAGTACATACAGAGCGCGGTACTTTTGGTTTCTCTCTGCTACCCTCGTAAGGTTAAGCAACAAAATCACAGCTTCTTTGAAGACATCGTCGATGGAAGTGACAATGACGAGGGTCATGAGAACTCTCATCCTTAA